A genomic stretch from Lathyrus oleraceus cultivar Zhongwan6 chromosome 2, CAAS_Psat_ZW6_1.0, whole genome shotgun sequence includes:
- the LOC127120902 gene encoding histone acetyltransferase MCC1 isoform X2 has translation MCWELSGKYSMVKPKGSNQSKICYRPIRPSDLDVLERIHGRLFPIRYESTFFQDVVNGRDIVSWGAVDLSRPNGQSDELIGFVTARIVLAKESEIVDLLGYDSAKSDQTLVYVLTLGVVEAYRSLGIASSLIREVVKYASSIPTCRAVYLHVISFNISAINLYKKMSFKCVRRLQGFYFITGQHYDSFLFVHYVNGGRSPCSPLELLSAIISYMKSGIKAVAAKLCKNEVRKISRWEKCKESHSLVSLSTIPNKRNMAVECTGCEFV, from the exons ATGTGCTGGGAATTAAGTGGAAAGTACTCCATGGTAAAGCCGAAAGGGTCTAATCAGTCTAAAATATGCTATAGGCCTATTCGACCTTCTGATCTTGACGTATTAGAGCGTATCCATGGTCGATTATTTCCCATCAG GTATGAATCTACTTTTTTTCAAGATGTGGTCAATGGACGGGATATTGTATCGTGGGGAGCAGTTGATCTTAGTCGACCGAATGGCCAAAGTGACGAACTCATTGGATTTGTAACAGCACGGATTGTTCTTGCAAAAGAAAGTGAG ATAGTAGATTTGCTTGGATATGACTCTGCCAAATCTGATCAGACCTTAGTGTATGTTCTAACACTGGGAGTAGTGGAAGCATATAGGAGCCTTGGAATAG CTTCTTCTCTGATTCGGGAGGTCGTAAAATATGCTTCAAGCATTCCCACATGCCGAGCAGTTTACTTGCACGTAATTTCTTTCAATATCTCAGCAATCAATTTGTACAAGAAAATGTCTTTCAAGTGTGTTAGAAGGCTGCAGGGATTTTATTTCATCACTGGCCAACACTATGATTCATTTTTATTCGTGCACTACGTAAATGGGGGACGGTCTCCTTGTTCGCCATT AGAGCTTCTCTCTGCAATAATAAGCTATATGAAGAGCGGCATTAAGGCAGTGGCTGCGAAGCTGTGCAAGAACGAAGTTAGGAAGATCTCAAGGTGGGAAAAGTGTAAAGAAAGTCATTCTCTTGTCTCACTTTCAACAATACCCAACAAAAGAAACATGGCTGTCGAGTGTACTGGTTGTGAGTTTGTGTAA
- the LOC127120902 gene encoding histone acetyltransferase MCC1 isoform X1 has protein sequence MCWELSGKYSMVKPKGSNQSKICYRPIRPSDLDVLERIHGRLFPIRYESTFFQDVVNGRDIVSWGAVDLSRPNGQSDELIGFVTARIVLAKESEIVDLLGYDSAKSDQTLVYVLTLGVVEAYRSLGIGIISRLFCTLILLKSSSNIIDNLICASSPASSLIREVVKYASSIPTCRAVYLHVISFNISAINLYKKMSFKCVRRLQGFYFITGQHYDSFLFVHYVNGGRSPCSPLELLSAIISYMKSGIKAVAAKLCKNEVRKISRWEKCKESHSLVSLSTIPNKRNMAVECTGCEFV, from the exons ATGTGCTGGGAATTAAGTGGAAAGTACTCCATGGTAAAGCCGAAAGGGTCTAATCAGTCTAAAATATGCTATAGGCCTATTCGACCTTCTGATCTTGACGTATTAGAGCGTATCCATGGTCGATTATTTCCCATCAG GTATGAATCTACTTTTTTTCAAGATGTGGTCAATGGACGGGATATTGTATCGTGGGGAGCAGTTGATCTTAGTCGACCGAATGGCCAAAGTGACGAACTCATTGGATTTGTAACAGCACGGATTGTTCTTGCAAAAGAAAGTGAG ATAGTAGATTTGCTTGGATATGACTCTGCCAAATCTGATCAGACCTTAGTGTATGTTCTAACACTGGGAGTAGTGGAAGCATATAGGAGCCTTGGAATAGGTATTATTAGTCGTTTGTTTTGTACTTTAATTTTGTTGAAATCCTCCAGTAATATAATTGATAATCTAATATGCGCCTCATCACCAGCTTCTTCTCTGATTCGGGAGGTCGTAAAATATGCTTCAAGCATTCCCACATGCCGAGCAGTTTACTTGCACGTAATTTCTTTCAATATCTCAGCAATCAATTTGTACAAGAAAATGTCTTTCAAGTGTGTTAGAAGGCTGCAGGGATTTTATTTCATCACTGGCCAACACTATGATTCATTTTTATTCGTGCACTACGTAAATGGGGGACGGTCTCCTTGTTCGCCATT AGAGCTTCTCTCTGCAATAATAAGCTATATGAAGAGCGGCATTAAGGCAGTGGCTGCGAAGCTGTGCAAGAACGAAGTTAGGAAGATCTCAAGGTGGGAAAAGTGTAAAGAAAGTCATTCTCTTGTCTCACTTTCAACAATACCCAACAAAAGAAACATGGCTGTCGAGTGTACTGGTTGTGAGTTTGTGTAA